The genomic DNA CATTCTCCGGTAGTAATAATCTCGCCATAAATTTAAATGTATCTGATATGTCTGAGATATTCAACGGAGCAACGCTGATTGAGTGATCTTAGAAATAATGTAATATCAATTAGTTACGGGACGACTCAGGAAGTCACTGTCCGCATCACAGAACCGCCACCGGTGTTCCGTGGATGCTGAAATTCCAATGCGGGGCGTCGCGACGATTGCTTCAGGTGTTTCTCCTTCGATAATTTCCACATACCTTCCAACCGGTGTCTCATTCCAGGCTTTCCGGATACCCAACGCCGCAGTCAATTTATTCGGACCGTTGAGCATTGAATGTAAACTCTTGTAATTGTTGGAATCCCAGGTCGTTGAAATTTTGGTGTTTTTCCGGCTGCGCCGCCGGATCATCAGATCGATCCCGGACAGCGGTTCAATCGCCCGGATGAGCACAGCACCAACCTGTTCCTTCCCACAGGTGATGTTGGTCGCCTGCCCCCCGTGGATAGAATAAATATACAGTCGTCCGTAGGTTTGCATAATTTCGGCAGCGCTGTTTTTTCTGGTGTAGGCATGGGAGGCGAGATCTTCCGGCGGCCCCGTATACGCCTCGGTTTCTACGATTCGTCCGGTACAATCTTCCACCTGAAGTTTCATTCCCACTAATTTTTCTGCAAAGGCGACCGGATGCTCCTGAAATAGCGATTTATCTATCGGGTTTTTCGAAGACATAGGTGCAATTATACATATTGAATTAGACTCTCGGAAGGGGAGATTCGCAGGCGAATTCAGACTTGCTCATCATGGAGTGTGTCGGTATATTATTCACGCTTTTTGAGGCAACGGAAGTATTGGAGAGGTGGCTGAGCTGGCTGAAAGCAGCGGTTTGCTAAACCGTCGAGGTGGTCTAAACCGCCTCCGGGAGTTCGAATCTCCCCCTCTCCGCAACGCAGCATTGAAGCGGGTTCTGAGCGATCAGGCCCGCTTTTTTTTGTTGTCTAATGCAGTATTATCAAGGGTTTCAGGGTATCCCCAAATTCAAATCAAAAAATTGATCGAAGTTCATGTGGTGGTCTATTACGCCAAAGTGACAATATTTTTGCTCGAATTTTGCTGGAGGTTTTTTCTCTGATGATACAGTGTCTACTTTTAATTTGATGCTTATTGTAAGGTGCAATCAAAGGAATAGAATTATCGACTTGCACGTTGGGATTGTTGTGCAGTTTTGTTTGTTTTCTGCGTCAGCAACACCCCTGTAAATACCACGATTAATCCCAGAATGTCCATCAACGTCAGGGTATCACCAAATGCAATCCACGCCATTAACATCGTCACCGGTGGTCCGAAATAGAACAGGCTGGCCACCCGGGTGGCATCCATACGTTCAATCAAAAGCCACATGAGCGCATAGGCGCCTAACGACACACCTAGAATTAGCCAGAGCATGGTGGAGATAAACTCAGGATTCCATTCCGTCTGCAGATGCTCCAACAGGACTGCAGGCAATGCCAGGGCCAAGGTAGTTGCAAGCGACTGGTAAAACAGAGTCAAATCCACGGGTAAGCGGATGGAGGTGTTCGTCACCTCCATTTTTCGTTGGATTAAACTCGCCGCGGTAATAGCGATAACCGAACCGAGTGGAATGAGATACCCAAACACCGAGCCCGCATCAGCAAAATTTATCCGGGAAAGCACCGAGATCGCGACCCCGGCAAATCCGAGGACCAACCCCACCCATCGATAAAATGGAGTCGGTTCTCCCACCGCGATACCGGAAAAAGCCCCGGTAGCCATCGGCTGGAGTGCAACAACCAGCGCGATAATACCCGCCGGCACCTGATACTCCAATGATAGGAGCACACAACTCAGCCAGACCCCATGCGCAAGCACTCCGACAATCATATTCGGTACCATCACATCTCGGTCAACCCAGCGAAAACGGTGTGTGAGCCGGAGGTAGAAATATATCAGGAATGTGAGGGCAAGATACCGCCAAAAAAGCAAGGTAAATGGCCCGGTGTAAGGCAACCCGTATTCCGCTCCGATAAACCCCGAGTTCCAGAGCAGGATAAATCCAACGGCTAATAATATGGTACGTTTACTCATCGATATAATGTAAGTAAATGAAATGTTTTCGGGTAAGTTGAAATGTTGTCCATGTCACCGCTGTGGGAATTCGAACTCCACCCTCTGGAAATGGACAATTTTTTTCCCGGCAATACACCTGGCTAAAAAAATACGAGATTTCTCCACTCGCCTTTACAAACAAAACGGCTCGGTCGAAATGACAGTAATGCTTCCCGCCGTTGAAACCTGTCAGGGTCGGCGGCGATGGGGCGATTCAGACCGTCACCGACCTCTGGAGTGGTTCGGCGACAAGGTTCTGGCACCGCCTTGCAATGAGATTGCAAGGCTCTTATTCCAGTTTGTTCTGCAGCCTCGAAGAGTGATTTGTCCCACCACTCCATGAGCACTCCGGGAGGAGCCTCTGATGAGGGAGGACAATGATTTTCATTGTGCCTGCCGATAGACTCCGAGGAAAAAACACCTTCGGTCTTGCCATTCCGTTGGTACGAACGACTGGTGCGATGAGAACAGTAGAATTCGGCTGTCTGACAGAGTCCGGCTCTTGTCGGACGACGGAGTTCCGAATTCTCCCCGAATCGCAGCGTAGTCGTTCTAGAACGGAATGGCATAACCGGATTTTTGGTACTTTTTTTAAAAAAGTACAATGAAGCATCACCCAGGATTCCGCTGCTGCGCTGCATCCCGGGCTAGTCGATATAACGTCCATCCCTTGGACACCAGGGATTTGATATCGAGTCCCGGTGTACTAGCACTCAGAATGACTACATTGTTTTGTGACCCTTTCCTCATAGAGCTCCCTATGGGACAGGGGTTACCTTTGCTAACGGCGACGGGAGGATAGGCATCGCCTTGCAATGAGATTGCAAGGCTCTATCGGGGGATAAACTTGAAATGATTGACCTGTAAAAGGCAAATTAATCCTGTCATCCCGAGCAAGCAAAGCGAGTCGAGGGATCTCGCCTTTTTCTTTTCTGCTGAGCAGCACCCGCACGAGATTTCTCAATGCGGCTCTAAAGAGCCTTACTCGAAATGACTCAGCTATTCTAAAAGTAAAAAAAGTACTGTCATCCTGAGCGAAGCGTCAGCGGAGTCGTCCCGGAAGGGATCCCTACGAGGAAGGATCTCCAAAGAAAGGCTCATGAGAGTGAAGTGAGGAGATTCTTCCCCGACATACCGGGACAGGCGTTCACTCAGAATGGCAGCATTTGATCCTGTCGGTGATCCCCACCCGCCGTTGATCCCTGGCAGGGTCGACGGCGGTATGTTTATAAACCGTCACCGGCGCTGGGAGCGTCCGGCGGCGGAGGTAGAAGTGGATGACGGGATTATCGGCACCGCCTCGCAATAAGATTGCGAGGCTCTTATTACTAGTCTGTTCTTCAGCCTCGAAGAGTGATTTGTCCAACGCCCGATGAGCAGAGGATAGTGAGAACCAGCTGTCTGACCGGAGGGAGTTCTGGTTCTCACCCGGAGCGAATCGCTGGCGTTTTCAAATCAGTCTTCGCTGCTGGATTTTTTCGCACTTTTTTTAAAAAAAGTGCAAAGAAAGAGGAATGTTTGTGTTCAAGGTCTGAAAAACCGCCAATGACCTCTGGAGAGGGTCAATGGCGGGTAGTTTGTTTCACTCAAATTCTATTTGATCAATCTCCCCCATCAACCGATCCGTCTCCATCAGGGCGACGATGATCTTCTGGTAGTGGGCGATGTCCTCGAAATCCAATGTGCGGTCGCGGCGATCTTTGAGCCACTTCTGCGCGGGCTGGTAGCCGCCGATGTAGAACTCCCAGGCTTTTTCCGGGACGTTACCGAAGTACTGCTTATCATTGATCCAGACCTTGCCGACCTTGTCGTCCTTGTTTTCCTTTACGAAGCCGGGATTGGTCTTGGTCAGGCGGTGGGTAACGGTGTTGTCACCGTCCACGGGATAGGTGGTGATGAACTCGTCCACCACGGGATGCACCAGCAGGTGAATCCGCCGGAGTTCGCCGCCAAGGTCGCCTAATTGCCAGAATTTTTCCGGATCGTCGGGATACGGCACCCGCGGAAAGTCGATCTTCAGGAATTCCTTGTACTTGTCGCGGTAGGACGGCGAATGCAATACTGCGTAAATATAATCCAGGAGGTCGATGGGCGCGAAGTTGCCGTCGGTGTCCTCTTTTTCAGCAGTGAACTTCAGTCCCAGTTTCCCGGCGATCTCCTTCACTATCTCCGGATCGAGGTTGGGCTTGCGCTCCGCGTTGCCGTCGATGGTTTGTTGGTCGGAGTCGGGGTAGAGGTAGAGGGGAAATACATAGTTGTTATCGAGAGTAGAAATTACACTCTTACTCACAATATTCTTCGCGAGCCAATAAGTTTGACTGTAATCTCTATTCATTTTACATGAACAAAAAGCAATATTATCCCCTCTGAGTAAATGGTACATGACTTTTCTCTGAGGACTTGCATAAAAACCACGAGAATTGCCAGTATAGTATGTAAATCTTTCATCAAACGGACGGTACGATACTCTTTTAATTAGTCGTTTATCAAAATTTTCAACAATATCGTCTTTGGCCGTTTTTACAGTCCAATCTCTAGAATCTTTACCGAGATTATATTTATCCCTTAAACTAACCTCTTTAAGTTCTTTAAAATCATTTACCCTCTTCCAGATTATATTTTTATTTGTAGATACAGTAACGTGATCTCTTGCTGAGGCAAATCCCATTGTATTCAATTCAAACAGATTATCGACTTTAAATCCCTTATTATATAATTCTCTTTTTGCATAATCTTTGGGCACGAAAAAATAGTTAGGTGGTGAACAATTAATCTTTTCCCAATCTATCGATGAAAAATTAGTTTCCTGTAAAGTAGAGTACTTTTGATTTCTACTGCCCCAAAGAGAATCATAATAAACTTTACCCAAATCGTCAGAGTTTTTACTACGGTTTTTAATAAAAATATTTATTGATACACCCTGTTGGATGTCAAAAACATTTTGGTCTTCTTTTATTTCTTCAGGAATTAACTCTGACTTTTTTGTGCTTCCTTGTAAATCCAGAATAAATATTTGGTCAAACGTATTTAACAGATTCCATCTCATGCCTCGAAACGTTGGATTGTCTAAAAAACTATGATTGTTAATATATGCTAAAATTCCCTCACCATTTTTCTTAACAAAATGCTGCCCGTATCGGATAAATTTTACATAGTCATCATGCAGCCAGTGTTTTCTCTCGCCAAAATGTTCACCATCCACATATTTGTAATCTTCAATCAGGCCGGTAATCCAATCCCCCATATTTGATGAAATCCCACTATACGGCGGATTCCCCATCACCACCATCACCGGGGTGTCGCGCTTCACGTGGTTGGCTTCGTTGGCCTCGTGGCTCAGCCAGCCGGCGAACAGCGTGCCGGTATCCGGGTGGTGCTCCTCCAGCGAGTTGGTCAGGTACACCCGGAACCGCTTGTCGGACGCCCGCTCCACGCCGGTCTCCCGCAGCAGCATGTCCAGTTTCAGGTGCGCCATGGCGTA from Candidatus Neomarinimicrobiota bacterium includes the following:
- a CDS encoding DMT family transporter codes for the protein MSKRTILLAVGFILLWNSGFIGAEYGLPYTGPFTLLFWRYLALTFLIYFYLRLTHRFRWVDRDVMVPNMIVGVLAHGVWLSCVLLSLEYQVPAGIIALVVALQPMATGAFSGIAVGEPTPFYRWVGLVLGFAGVAISVLSRINFADAGSVFGYLIPLGSVIAITAASLIQRKMEVTNTSIRLPVDLTLFYQSLATTLALALPAVLLEHLQTEWNPEFISTMLWLILGVSLGAYALMWLLIERMDATRVASLFYFGPPVTMLMAWIAFGDTLTLMDILGLIVVFTGVLLTQKTNKTAQQSQRASR
- a CDS encoding N-6 DNA methylase, producing the protein MTITHYIDELNKRYRTGISREHSYRGDLQALLESMLEDVLVTNEPARVACGAPDYILTKDGIPIGFIEAKDIGDPDLAGKKANKEQFNRYKSTHDPFIFTDYLDFRFYANGEFMTSVRIAEIIDGKIEPIPEKFDKFKDLIIDFATFGGQTIRSAAKLSKMMAGKARLLSTIIENALNMDESEEADRVNEPANTTLREQLAAFRNVLMHDIDAKKFADIYAQTIAYGMFAARLHDPTLDSFSRQEAAELIPKTNPFLRKLFQYIAGYDLDDRIAWVVDALADIFRATDVSELLQDFGKSTGQHDPIIHFYETFLAEFDPDLRKKRGVWYTPEPVVNFIVRAVDDILQDEFCLKDGLADTSKTTVKVNTDVPDKRSATGYKQTEQNVHKVQILDPAAGTGTFLAEVIKHIYGKFQGQEGIWRGYVEDHLIPRLNGFEILMASYAMAHLKLDMLLRETGVERASDKRFRVYLTNSLEEHHPDTGTLFAGWLSHEANEANHVKRDTPVMVVMGNPPYSGISSNMGDWITGLIEDYKYVDGEHFGERKHWLHDDYVKFIRYGQHFVKKNGEGILAYINNHSFLDNPTFRGMRWNLLNTFDQIFILDLQGSTKKSELIPEEIKEDQNVFDIQQGVSINIFIKNRSKNSDDLGKVYYDSLWGSRNQKYSTLQETNFSSIDWEKINCSPPNYFFVPKDYAKRELYNKGFKVDNLFELNTMGFASARDHVTVSTNKNIIWKRVNDFKELKEVSLRDKYNLGKDSRDWTVKTAKDDIVENFDKRLIKRVSYRPFDERFTYYTGNSRGFYASPQRKVMYHLLRGDNIAFCSCKMNRDYSQTYWLAKNIVSKSVISTLDNNYVFPLYLYPDSDQQTIDGNAERKPNLDPEIVKEIAGKLGLKFTAEKEDTDGNFAPIDLLDYIYAVLHSPSYRDKYKEFLKIDFPRVPYPDDPEKFWQLGDLGGELRRIHLLVHPVVDEFITTYPVDGDNTVTHRLTKTNPGFVKENKDDKVGKVWINDKQYFGNVPEKAWEFYIGGYQPAQKWLKDRRDRTLDFEDIAHYQKIIVALMETDRLMGEIDQIEFE
- a CDS encoding DNA-3-methyladenine glycosylase is translated as MSSKNPIDKSLFQEHPVAFAEKLVGMKLQVEDCTGRIVETEAYTGPPEDLASHAYTRKNSAAEIMQTYGRLYIYSIHGGQATNITCGKEQVGAVLIRAIEPLSGIDLMIRRRSRKNTKISTTWDSNNYKSLHSMLNGPNKLTAALGIRKAWNETPVGRYVEIIEGETPEAIVATPRIGISASTEHRWRFCDADSDFLSRPVTN